The following is a genomic window from Aphis gossypii isolate Hap1 chromosome X, ASM2018417v2, whole genome shotgun sequence.
TATTTAGTTATGAAGAGAGTCAGCATTGAATTCAACTTCCATTCATTATACTCTAATTTTTTGGactgtttaaataatgaaaaattaaattttttgataaatttggaaacttttagaaatatcagagtaaatatttacaacatgtgtaaattatgtattaataaataatttgtaattcaattttttttaatgttttagatattattaagaagTGACAAAGGAATGGACAATTTTTCAGACagatcattattaaaaaatttaggtCACTGGCTTGGTATGATTACATTAGCCAAAAATAAACCACTTATACTTGATGATATTAATCTCAAAATGCTCCTGGTGGAGGCTTATAATAAAGGACATCAGGAATTACTTTTTACAGTTCCATTTATTGCCAAAGTTCTAGAGTCTTGTGCTAAAAGTAGAGtatgtattaaacattaactttttaattatacttaaggGGTTTCTTAATGATTTATGTAtcaaattttggtttttataatatttaagttaattatttagtatgcttactgtattaaaaacatttaattaattaatataattgttaattcaaattttagtgTTTGCTAGAATAGTACTAATGATagactaaatttattatatactctatacTCCGGCCCACGAAAGAACGACCGTAATTCGCGCATCGATACTGatatatacagatatattCCCACTACCCGACCGGTGTCCGATCGCCCGGCATGCGATATGGAAGGGGAATCGATGCGCAGCGTCGGACGAGTTTTTACGGTCGTTCTTTCGTGGGCCGgagtatagatttatattttataaaaaaaaaaatagatttaaatattccaGCTACTGTCTTATGACattgaatactttttgaaccaattttataaataattaatttatcatttaggtatttaaaccAAGAAATCCATGGACTATGTCCTTAATGAATTGTTTAGCTGAACTTCATCAAGAgcctgaattaaaattaactttaaagtttGAAGTTGAAGTGTTATGTAAAGCTTTAAACATTGATATTCaagtaatttcaattttaatatttcaacataATGTTGaatgaatgttttaatatatctaataatttatattctaggATTTGAAACCAGgatatgtacttaaaaatcCTGAAATAGCAAAGAATTTAATACCACAGCTTTCTGATGAAGAAAATTCAAAACCACCAATTCATTGTGTTCTAGATCTACCTAAACCAGTAACAACTTCTCAGCAGCATACTCCTATTTatcaaagtaattaaaatttatttgtgaatCAATTTAAGATatctgaaatattattgatgttatataataaatgcatattttttttaattaaaatttaattataaatttcagttttttaagttaaattaacataaataagttaagttttatgaaatattcataatgtacttaaaagttaaaatatcgaaacataacttaagaattattttaatgtgcctctaagttttataataactacatcTTAACTTACTAATTTGttgaatactttatttttagatagttaattttcaattattgcaTGACTAATCATTtagtatcttaaaattaaaatatcaacataatgaatataatccAAAATCCATTGCCTTTGTctctttaaacttaaaaaaagtacaaatttTCAACTAACTTTAAGCTAAAATCATACTTTCAGAATAATggatgttgtatttttatgctttctaaataaaaacctCAGActacttatttttgtattcatgATAATTATCTAgaagtattgttatttttttttttattatttataaccagattttaatttgaaaaatgtatatatatttttttttttttgttttagcaaTTTCTTCTCAACAACATAGTATGATCCCAACAATTTCATCAATGAATTCTAATAGTAGGTTTAATGATGAATTAGTTGGTCATGTTGTGTCAGCTGGTGGTGTTACATCAATGTCATCAAATGGTTGTATCGGTATAAGTGGTATGACAGAAATGTCTCCAACTTTACCTTCATTTGAGCCTAAATACAACTATGTGACTTTTAATGCAGCAAATTCAGCACAAATAATGTCTATGATTGTCATAAATCCTCAAGTTAGTATTTTCTACAAAAGtatgttttagaaatatttatattgtataattatgatattttggaCTGCACtttgtttttgacaaaatgtcTATATGTgcgtaaaattttatttcttaaaatattttaattttcctattaaattaaaataacatttttttttttttataaataatcattaaaattgttaattgtacatttcctttcaatttgtttatttattagttaactaTGAACtaactattacatattattaaattgtattgtttagaTTCCATTATTTGTTAATCATCCAGCATTAAAGAATTATGTACAAGCTGTCATTGAACGTTCAATTCTAGATTGGTTAAATCCTGTTGTGGATAGATCTGTAAAAGTAGCAGCTACTACAACtgaaaatattgtcaaaaaagtatattattttattaatgttataacttaaacaacttactataaaattaatttttaggatTTTGGTATGGACCCAGATGAATCTCATTTGAGAAAAGCAGCTCATTGTATGGTTAGAAATTTGACTTCTGGCTTAGCAATGATAACCTGCAGAGAACAAGTTGTGCAATTACTAACATCCAACTTGAAACAACATTTTCTAAGTGTCTTAAtggtattattaacaataataataaaaattaattgtaagttTCTGTAATGTTcttttgtatttcatttagACACCTACCCAAAATCAAAAAGAAATGATTGATCAGGCTTGTTCAATGTGTGCAAATGATAATTTAGAGCTAGCTTGTGCTTTTGTACAGAAAACTGCTACAGAAAAGGCAGTAattgaaattgataaatatttgaaaaccgtaagtactatttatatttatttaaaattatgactaggtactaacatttttaaaaataaaattatataaaattatttattttttttttttttatcaattatataggAATTTGAAAGGCGTAATGTGTCAAGAATGGAAGGTCGTCGCTATTGTGATCCAATGGTAATGAGTGGCCAAGCTGAATATCTTCCAGATTCTCTTCGTAACAAAATAGGATTACCATTACCTCTAATGATTAGTGTATATGAAGAATATGCTAGAAACATTCCTGGATTCTTACCAGTTGACAGAGAGGctgtatcattatttatgcCAAAACctgtaacttttttattaagatatacagttttaaattaattgtataatttcaatataatattatggttttttttttttaaattagacgaTCCAACTCGATGAAATGACAgttatgtatgaaaaaattataagtgagATTGAAGTGCTTCTACAGTTATATATAAGCAATCAAAGACTGTTGACCAATACAACACAACCAGCTAATCTTCATAGTGTATTAGAAGCTATGATTTCTTTAAGAAGATCTCGTGATATTGTTAAtgcaacaaatattattcacaaagTAAAGTTTgaacattatacatagtacaaatatattatatactaatactaatttttttttattaaaataatcttttataattaagttaacaaaaatattgaatatttagtataattatatagtatattgtgtgGTAAGGGCAGGAAATGAACTATTTCAGTCGCGGGCGATGTGTGCACTGTGCAATGTGCATTCGCCCAAGACTGAAATTACCTTCTCGCGCAAGCcacatatactattttttgtcaCGCCCTTACGTTCATAGAAAAGGTAATGCAGGGATAGGCGACCAGCATTTATAGGGATTTCCACTTTTCTGCCCGGCACTATTAGCATTTTTCACTTTCCGCCCATCACTATTGGTGATTTACACTTTCCACCTTTTGGACGGAAAAAGGTCACTTTCCAACGCTTCAACTGCGGTTGAAAACCAAAATTTCAGTGCAGGCgtgacaaaattgttttttatacaacaattttatattttgtttctgccaaaatatatttaatgaaccaTTTCtctaattaaacattttctctaaaaattggaaatttattcagttttttttattggaactcattaatataaatgatttttgtacaacttatgaatattttgttgCTGTAGTTTATTACTATGTCCGATATTCCTTAGTGATCTTGTATTTTAACTAgattttcgatttatttttgattccgCGCAAAACATGGTTGATAATAGTttagtaaatagtttttaattaaactataaatcactgctaaaaattaaaaaaaaattttatataatttatttatttgttaattattattataatttttttttctttttaaaaatattataaattactaggtAAATCAGTATTGAAGTATTGAATACCTGATACAGATATGAGATTGttactttgtatattttggCTGAAACTTTTAATACAACCTATaatgtagttaaaatatattctttaaattaatagcacttaatgtttttttattaggttgtTGAAAGTTTCCTAGAAGGGCTTTGTCCACCCGCTAACCAAGATTTGGATATGAGTATTAGATACCGTGATGTGcatcttaatataattagagCTTTCCAAGATCCACGTGCTTACAATATGCAATGgactaataaaatactaaccaagtattttaatttaaaatatataagttcatgaatgtattataacttgtttatgtttttttttttttagagccGTTGTAGAATCTAGAGAAgaaatacgttttaatattgaagcaattgatatatttattcgtGCCGGAATGTTGAATATTGGCATATATGATATGCATTTAGCTATGTCAATGGATAATGGAGTCAATTATGTATCCATAGTTTatgtaaaacagtttttacagcactatttaatagataatagatcAAATTCACCAATTAATGAAAGTCATTTTCAAGCTACAATTGAAGcattaaatactattgtacTTAGTGGACGACCTATTCCAGATGGGTATATTTTCAGaccttgttattttatttccgatttcaaatgtatgttttgattttttctgagctttaaatttattttatagtttaacagTTCTTTTGGAAATGATAAGACCATCACAAACAGATAATAATCTCATAAATCAATTGGTTGGTAGTACATCTACTAATACGTCGCATAGCTTATTACAAGTAAGTAAAtgacgaataaaaaaataattaaaataataaatttaatagatttttatacatagtctattcttaaaagaaaatttaagttacctataagttaaaacatccattaaaatatttgaacagtAAATCAAATCTATTTGTTCAAATCTTTATAAATTGGCTTTtacttttactaatttattgtacttattaaaataatttttttctataaaataatattttttcgagtaaaacaactttttttctgaatattttgttagtattaatcgtattagtaaatttaataaatacttataatattttctaccgagtcaaatgtataacatttgatattttccaaataatttttttatgatttataatatggttttgatatcttattgtttattgttattttgaagaattaacagtattaattgatttttagggTAGAGACTATGATGATCCACCAGGTTTGTTAGaaaaaactgaatttttactcaaagaatggttaactatttataatacagcTCCTAATAGAGATACTAGCAAAACATTTGGCAGTTATATTCAACAAGtttgtttacttttaaaattatttatttaattatttgttaatattattaatttatgatgttGTTTATAGATGAATGTTCAAGGAATTTTGAAAtctgatgatattataactcGTTTCTTCCGCCTCAGTACCCAGATGATGGTAGAATTATGTTATAGACAAATACCTGATCAAACACAATCTCCTTCTACTATACGAGCTAAACTTTTTCATACTATTGATGCTTACGTTAAGCTTAtagtactattaattaaacattccGGTGATGCAAATGCTGTTACTACAAAAACAAATCTTTTGAACAAGGTATAACAAACGttaaatactacatattatatacaaaatagtataaatagtgatgtaattattgttattattattattttttaataatttaaatgatttataggtACTAGGAATTGTTGTGGGTGTCTTACTTCAAGATCATGACGTTCAAGCAACAGATTTTCATCAATTACCATATCATAGAATTTTGATTACACTATTTCTTGATTTGAATGCTCCTGATCCAATTCTAGAATCAATCAATTACCCtgtaagattaaaataaatatagttaaggaaaatattaagttaataattattatgttttttactaGATACTTGCTGTTTTTTGCCATACTTTTCATCTTCTCAGACCAAGAAAAGTTCCAGGTTTCACATATGCATGGCTGGAGCTTATATCTCATCGTATATTTATTGGTCGTCTTTTAGGATTAAGTACTCaacaaaaagtaattattaaattataataacaaaaaataaaattagaaatgttaactgttaaatttccttgtattaatatgtataaaacttattttatactattctaGCGTTCTTACGAACAAACATCCACAAATGATCTTCAGGGCTGGAATTTTTATGCTCAACTATTAGttgacttatttaaatatctggCACCATTTTTACGTAACGCTGAACTTGCTAAACCTGTTCATCTGTTGTATAAAGGAACATTGAGAGTGCTTCTAATATTGCTTCACGATTTTCCAGAATTTTTGTGCGAGTATCATTATGGTTTTTGTGATGTAATACCTCCTAATTGCATTCAAGTAAGttacattacataaaatattagatattcataacatattattgaataacgatatttttttttgtattcatatagatgagaaatttaatattatcagctTTCCCACGTCACATGCGTCTTCCAGACCCATTTACACCAAATTTGAAAGTCGATGTTCTTCAAGAAATATCTTTAGCACCAAAAATTAGCCCAGATTTTCAGAGTTATATTCAgcctattagttttaaaaaagtaattgtttattaaaaaaaaaatcaaataatcaatttaaaatttaaaatatttaatttttgtataggaTTTAGACTTGTACTTAAAAACTCGATCTCCAGTGACATTTTTGTCTGAAATACGAACTACTCTGCAACAAAGTTGCTGTGAACCAGGCATGCGCTATGATCTATCACTTTTAAATGCGATCGTATTGTATGTTGGAACTCAAGCAATACAGCAAATACGCAGCAAAGGCTTAGTACCAAATACGTCTACAATTACTCATTCCGCTCATATggatatatttcaaaatttatccGTTGATCTTGATACAGAAGGTTAATTTACTTTGATCACTAATCTATTAATAAGCCtgaattagataaaaattattctaagaggaattatttaaaacctccataataaaaaaataattaaaaaatatcttgttGAACCCTcacacttaaatttatttcagatatataaaataaactttttaaaaagattttctaaatttaaaatatttaactgtcaTCTAAATCTGAGCTTTCAATATTAcccataaaataactaatttaaatatttttaatttaggtcGTTACTTGTTTTTGAATGCGATTGCTAATCAATTGCGTTACCCAAATAGCCATACTCATTATTTTAGCTGTACTCTTTTATACCTGTTTGCTGAGGCGAATAGTGAGGTTATTCAAGAACAAATAACAAGGTTAGTattgtatagttgtataatattttcagtgatacattatttttaataaccattttattacaattttatattattctctataaacattttttttttcagttatagtTTGTATTcagcataatatgttttatattttaaagaccaaaaactaatttatgaatattttttaatgttaactatcactaatgttttataacattcttttaaaatctattcttAGAGTTCTTTTGGAGAGATTAATCGTGAACCGGCCACATCCTTGgggattattaataacattcattGAGTTGATTAAAAACCCAGCTTATAAGTTTTGGACTCATGAATTTGTACACTGTGCACCTGAAATTGAGaagtaagttataataaaataaatattaaatatcatgatTCATGATAGTTGatctcaattttttaaaatacttttttgtattaaaattgatcaTAATACCCATTATTTGATTCTATAGACTTTTTGAATCTGTGGCCCGTTCATGTATGGTTACCAAACAACCTACTACTGCAATGGATGATGAAAACTTACCAAACATATGAACATAAATCAAACATATTTAGTGGGATATTTAGTATAAGTTaactcttaattttaaaatataatattgaattaaatttaagatttttattgtttacagaaaaataatattttattgtatggtccatataaatatttgatttaattattgtttatatattatatatatttattggcaCTGATTTATTTCcctaattttaagatttatataaGAGATTATCAATCATAGACTACTTTTAattgagttaaaatataattattgtgacaACTgattagtacaataataattatcataaattattatagttattataagaaagtaataagaacaaatattaaacccatttctagtatatttttttcagataaatattagttaactattttatgtttactaatatttatagcatttctaaatgtatttgttattttatcattgtttatacattaaatatatgcatttaactggcttcagtataataataattttgataatgaaaattattaatattctatacagaattatatttgtttagtttgttttggttttaagtttttatataattgttttaaatgcaatttttttgcATCACAAAAACaacaagtattaatttaatgcacACAAACtaaacctataaatattaactagttGAATTATGggtagtatttgtttttaaatcacttgaatgaatttcattatttgtgttcttaaattaaaattaccatattaattagttttttttttactattagtgttacgtaatattattttttagttaaatatttattagattttaatttcttttttttagatttatagcttttatatttattcattattgtgacatgttaattaaaaatagatacatttaattcaatcatcatgtaaaatgtttattgatttaaatttattagtagaacaattttactgtttattacgctctattataattgatgtgaataaaaaaaaaaataattataaaatgtttttattttttatgatctaACCTTTAAAAcgattagaaatatatttaaacataaagttagagtacacattataatataacatgactTTTGACCAAGCATCTTGGCATCGAAGCAACTTGTCAATTAGTGAATATAACTGTAATTGCAGAGGCATGACTGAATAAAAAGCTATAAAGGTAGGGGAGGTGAGAAtagaaccaaaaaaaaaaaaaaaaaatggtatttttacataagtttaaaaatttattttatgacatggaaacaaattgttaaataacaataactacaTAAcagttcattaaaaaaaggtGTTAGTTCTTATgacttgtttaaaaaaaataaccgtataaatattataatctatgaaataatattactagctAATAGTAACATTTGTGACTCAGATAATGCAATAATGTTTACagtattatcaattatgtcaatattcaacatattactatacaaCTGGAGAAACATGAAATAAATGTGCCTTATGGAAtaattgaatgaaaaaaatatttttttcttagttatgtatattactaagtaatatgttatgttaatgtatttaataatttctatatattatgtaaaaaatttaaaaatgtctgccTGTTGGCATTTTAGGGGGgagaaaattatacttttgccTTGCCATAAACACTTCAGGAAAGACAGGGGGAAATGACAACCATTTTTTACAACAGTTATAATGACACTGGCAGATAAATAAGAAGAAattcattactcattagtcattaacTATATGACTACaatacattaggtatatacagtACGTTTCAAGTACGTCGAAACTAGCAATTCCGTAGTGGAGCTTCCGGTGGGGAAATTTCGTTTTTCCACAGCATCTCAAACTTGTACACAATGCGCGGCAAttaggatatttttttttttagttccacACGTTAGGAACCACTTACGAAAATCTGCCACCGGAAGCGCCGTGCGGAGTCTCTGCTAGTCTCGTGAAACGTACTGTAAGTATTTCGTAGATTTTGTTAACAACTTTCAGTACCAACCCACTTAGATGGCTAGATCACTTATCTTACAAGCAACAATAAACAACTAGGTACTCAATAAAGTATCATCAATaactcattaatattataataatataagcaagtcaattataatatataatttactatacatttgcATCTTGTGGTCTGATACAATAAAATGAGttcaaatagaaataatacagaatttatttatcaaaaatgataaaaatgatagtTCATGATGTTTTGATGTCTACATTAAAATCGCCGAAAAATTACAACCGTGTGACATTTTGAATAGGCAACTAAAAGTACACTATAGTTTTGGGCGTTCTAGCGGAAGTTCAAATCAATAGttcaaatcaataatattattatatacatacattttttttactaaaggGATTGCAAACAATCCGttatttcaatcaaaatttagtaaaatattataacatacgtaaaaattgtacatccCAAAGAATAACGTTTTTGAATtgcaacaaaatacaaaataatgaatatcatTATTCGTAGTTTAAACATGTAATTtcgtttaaaactaaattttgatCTTTTTATGaggaattttctattttactattttttctaatgtttTTTCAAGCCTTGGCTATAGAAATtgcaaattatatacattttcaatttcaaaacaatttgcaaatttttgaaaatttttgtcATAACCTATACCtcatatgcaaaaaaaaatttatgcctatgtattttaaatatatttataatatatctattataacacttatgtaatatcttatattaaatattcaagatTTTTGACGTAgtgaataaattgttatcaaagttttttaaaaataaaactaaaaaagttgaaaacttTCAATAAACAACTCAAAAAAGTCCAAAAATAGGTTTATtgaaaacctaaaaaaataatcatgtaaacattttataaaagtttcaagtatttacaattataggtATCCATTTTCGAATTacactaaaaaaacaaaatcgattttactACAAAATAGCCTTGCTCTTGAATAAAGGTTTCTATTTTATCTTAACTTTTTTCATTATCTTTCCgggttattttgaaaaacactTTTGATctctctaaaataaaaactaattctcTATTTGAAACTACACGTCTACACTTAACCTTAACACTTaacctttaaaattgtttatacatataaaaaataaataaataaaaatgtacattatttgtaaaatcaactcagaatctaatagtagaaaacatcaaatttatataaatgcacTAAAAGAGCTAAAATGTTTATcctatcatatatttaataaaatatttattgaaagtatCTAATTTCTACAGTTATTTGTGTAACAAAATGTAACAAAACTGATTCTTCAAAACCATCTAATTTAtccatactttttttttttagtacttggtagttgtttattttgaaaataactgagaactttttttttcgggAGATCTTTTTAAAGTA
Proteins encoded in this region:
- the LOC114129764 gene encoding CCR4-NOT transcription complex subunit 1-like, with amino-acid sequence MNLDSLSYTLAQISYLVSNLSKKNYKPSVQEISDVIQLQGFEADRHLFRCLFSHIDLKDTEGPRNTSHKDYYQAQLLAHQCTTLLNKPSLTSILCFALDNPLYSQKIQKPSIQHFTQLSRILHLSPVQEVVFGLVCLESTLYSTYALQFVKQKLPLLIKNYINSDTNSNQVVEGGLHDSSPEVLHLILSHVFNVDEQLFGISKEVKKVLLLNLRRDFPLEVAPVLLAPLIYSDKPDHPMDKINSDTSTIPKIMENPSLPNLIMEMGYSVCSSLEECRRNLLSVTNGCVPSITFGPESVAKVISMMIRTHTGLDSQLPLPYWTDDDADHDADKISSNSITWNIEVFVNTIKELNPSLSWMDLIKELDHEHFYVKDRQGLVLLFLALRLGLNSPGYHIENFPINMIYRRWKNSDAQMSLIQHILRSSDVFCFADYPYRSVSIDSLKTIPDADNKDINTWRSIELVDLLIYLAERGFYYEVQECLKFPAQKCPDILALALIESNGPLNIVRHEIISSLMPIFLGNHSNSAIILHHAWNHQNVGLKHTLAQAMSDWYMRSDYDSVKLSRILDIAQDLKALSLLLSVQQFPFIIDLACLASRREYLKLDKWLTDKIHEQGEGFVSACVKFIQKRYPQLCGSSAKEENTSKYTPLSSETLLIILNCLRNITGTVSQELTETIIQMVTTYTNIYMPKAPSIRVNPAGPPTPIFRPTHQRPIGQIEGPALQVMVDQLTGLATSLASLGLNPATQNTSTFTLPGSLGQLVQAPGSPSRSLVGNVSGLGGFSIMTPSTINAPGPNISSQLSGSSNMLGRLPQQQALPSVIGKSSHTIDNSLFMDGNVPVSVPKDIEDEANSYFQRIYNLAPHNSLSIDEVLETLKRFQESPVKREREVFCCMLRNLFEEYRFFPAYPEKELITTAHLFGGIIEHNLVSNYKALGLALRFILDALKKSPNSKMYNFGITALDRFKNRLKDYHQYCSHITAIPHFHQFPQHLIEFVEYGKNSQEPPATSRIPDLVGISNSTIPSGTFIPSLHNIFKAQSITTTTTTTTPMTCTSSKLVTTNSLLTSRPSIANTTNIDTLLVATEKDDKLIVPPENLQDKIAFIFNNLSQINLQTKCDEIREIINNDYLQWLSQYLVMKRVSIEFNFHSLYSNFLDCLNNEKLNFLINLETFRNIRILLRSDKGMDNFSDRSLLKNLGHWLGMITLAKNKPLILDDINLKMLLVEAYNKGHQELLFTVPFIAKVLESCAKSRVFKPRNPWTMSLMNCLAELHQEPELKLTLKFEVEVLCKALNIDIQDLKPGYVLKNPEIAKNLIPQLSDEENSKPPIHCVLDLPKPVTTSQQHTPIYQTISSQQHSMIPTISSMNSNSRFNDELVGHVVSAGGVTSMSSNGCIGISGMTEMSPTLPSFEPKYNYVTFNAANSAQIMSMIVINPQIPLFVNHPALKNYVQAVIERSILDWLNPVVDRSVKVAATTTENIVKKDFGMDPDESHLRKAAHCMVRNLTSGLAMITCREQVVQLLTSNLKQHFLSVLMTPTQNQKEMIDQACSMCANDNLELACAFVQKTATEKAVIEIDKYLKTEFERRNVSRMEGRRYCDPMVMSGQAEYLPDSLRNKIGLPLPLMISVYEEYARNIPGFLPVDREAVSLFMPKPTIQLDEMTVMYEKIISEIEVLLQLYISNQRLLTNTTQPANLHSVLEAMISLRRSRDIVNATNIIHKVVESFLEGLCPPANQDLDMSIRYRDVHLNIIRAFQDPRAYNMQWTNKILTKAVVESREEIRFNIEAIDIFIRAGMLNIGIYDMHLAMSMDNGVNYVSIVYVKQFLQHYLIDNRSNSPINESHFQATIEALNTIVLSGRPIPDGLTVLLEMIRPSQTDNNLINQLVGSTSTNTSHSLLQGRDYDDPPGLLEKTEFLLKEWLTIYNTAPNRDTSKTFGSYIQQMNVQGILKSDDIITRFFRLSTQMMVELCYRQIPDQTQSPSTIRAKLFHTIDAYVKLIVLLIKHSGDANAVTTKTNLLNKVLGIVVGVLLQDHDVQATDFHQLPYHRILITLFLDLNAPDPILESINYPILAVFCHTFHLLRPRKVPGFTYAWLELISHRIFIGRLLGLSTQQKRSYEQTSTNDLQGWNFYAQLLVDLFKYLAPFLRNAELAKPVHLLYKGTLRVLLILLHDFPEFLCEYHYGFCDVIPPNCIQMRNLILSAFPRHMRLPDPFTPNLKVDVLQEISLAPKISPDFQSYIQPISFKKDLDLYLKTRSPVTFLSEIRTTLQQSCCEPGMRYDLSLLNAIVLYVGTQAIQQIRSKGLVPNTSTITHSAHMDIFQNLSVDLDTEGRYLFLNAIANQLRYPNSHTHYFSCTLLYLFAEANSEVIQEQITRVLLERLIVNRPHPWGLLITFIELIKNPAYKFWTHEFVHCAPEIEKLFESVARSCMVTKQPTTAMDDENLPNI